In Candidatus Eremiobacterota bacterium, a single window of DNA contains:
- the flgL gene encoding flagellar hook-associated protein FlgL has protein sequence MRIATSTIYAQQTAAIDNQTALYADLGAELSSGKQLNAPSDDPQQIGVDLQLHVSIDTATQQSTDLKNAVSELTSTDSALSSLTSVLQSARTLAVQGASDTLTPAQRTALGNQVDELLQQSIAIGNTQYAGKFIFAGTSTTANPPVVQQGNPISAVSFTGNEQVQGQLIYNNQQFALSTTFQSAFNYQSTDGSPDVFQTLIRLRDTLQNDQVVDESTAPINRAGTVVYGAASPAPTRLNAANVFATTPVPDGSGNFSLQITGSVNGVPSTQTITVPANAPLDGPGSVVAAINAVTAQTGVSAAYDPVAQKMSLTGSGAFYVKDVPSAGAVNAGNLTAVLNLASASSSSQADMVQNVSTQIANVDHVLDTVLNARSVVGARIQTLSSIGDQLQTTITDNTKVESGIEDVDVAAATSKFSQTQTALQAAYATTNRLEAKTLFDYLT, from the coding sequence ATGCGCATCGCGACCTCGACGATCTACGCGCAGCAGACCGCCGCGATCGACAACCAGACCGCGCTCTACGCCGACCTCGGCGCCGAGCTCTCCAGCGGCAAGCAGCTCAACGCGCCGAGCGACGACCCGCAGCAGATCGGCGTCGACCTGCAGCTGCACGTCTCGATCGACACGGCGACCCAGCAGTCGACGGACCTCAAGAACGCGGTCTCCGAGCTGACCTCGACCGACAGCGCGCTCAGCTCGCTGACCTCCGTGCTGCAGTCGGCGCGGACGCTGGCGGTGCAGGGCGCGAGCGATACGCTCACGCCGGCGCAGCGCACCGCGCTCGGCAACCAGGTCGACGAGCTGCTCCAGCAGTCGATCGCGATCGGCAACACGCAGTACGCCGGAAAGTTCATCTTCGCCGGCACCTCGACGACGGCGAACCCGCCGGTGGTGCAGCAAGGAAACCCGATCAGCGCGGTGTCCTTCACCGGCAACGAACAAGTCCAGGGCCAGCTGATCTACAACAACCAGCAGTTCGCGCTCTCGACGACCTTCCAGTCGGCCTTCAACTACCAGAGCACCGACGGCTCGCCCGACGTCTTTCAAACGCTGATCCGGCTGCGCGACACGCTGCAGAACGACCAGGTCGTCGACGAGAGCACCGCGCCGATCAACCGTGCGGGAACGGTCGTCTACGGCGCGGCCTCGCCGGCCCCCACGCGGCTCAACGCGGCAAACGTCTTCGCGACCACGCCGGTCCCCGACGGCAGCGGGAACTTCTCGCTGCAGATCACCGGCTCGGTCAACGGCGTTCCCTCGACGCAGACGATCACCGTCCCGGCGAACGCGCCGCTCGACGGCCCGGGCAGCGTCGTCGCCGCGATCAACGCCGTCACCGCGCAAACCGGGGTGAGCGCCGCCTACGACCCGGTCGCGCAGAAGATGTCGCTGACCGGGAGCGGCGCGTTCTACGTCAAGGACGTCCCGTCGGCCGGCGCCGTCAACGCCGGCAACCTGACCGCGGTCCTCAACCTGGCCAGCGCCTCCTCGTCGAGCCAGGCCGACATGGTCCAGAACGTCTCGACGCAGATCGCCAACGTGGACCACGTCCTGGACACGGTCCTGAACGCCCGCTCGGTCGTGGGGGCGCGGATCCAGACCCTCTCCTCGATCGGCGATCAACTCCAGACCACCATTACCGATAACACCAAAGTAGAGTCGGGAATCGAAGACGTCGACGTGGCGGCGGCGACGTCGAAGTTCTCACAGACGCAGACGGCGCTCCAGGCGGCGTACGCCACGACGAACCGTCTTGAGGCCAAGACCCTCTTCGACTACCTGACCTGA
- a CDS encoding flagellar assembly protein FliW has product MTQTIVKATDREITLDLPRFGTCTYRESEVLTFPWGLPGFASLRRFIALNLAGQERFVWLQSLDDPAVALPTADPWQIFEDYAPQLPPYATSSLELQRPEDFATLCVVVVSPGAVEMTMNLLAPIVVNLRTRVARQVTLETGGYSVQEPIPRKAPAAAAGA; this is encoded by the coding sequence GTGACGCAAACCATCGTGAAGGCAACGGACCGCGAGATCACCCTCGACCTGCCCCGGTTCGGCACCTGCACCTACCGCGAGTCCGAGGTGCTGACGTTCCCCTGGGGACTCCCGGGGTTCGCCAGCCTGCGGCGCTTCATCGCGCTGAACCTGGCCGGGCAAGAGCGGTTCGTCTGGCTCCAGAGCCTCGACGACCCGGCGGTGGCGCTGCCGACCGCCGACCCCTGGCAGATCTTCGAGGACTACGCGCCGCAGCTTCCGCCGTACGCGACCAGCTCGCTGGAGCTGCAGCGGCCGGAGGACTTTGCCACTTTGTGCGTGGTCGTGGTCAGCCCGGGCGCGGTCGAGATGACGATGAACCTGCTCGCGCCGATCGTCGTGAACTTGCGAACGCGCGTCGCTCGCCAGGTGACCTTGGAGACGGGCGGCTACTCGGTGCAGGAGCCGATTCCTCGCAAAGCCCCCGCTGCCGCGGCGGGAGCGTAG
- the csrA gene encoding carbon storage regulator CsrA has product MLVLSRKLNQAIMIGDDVRIVVVAVDRDTVKLGIEAPRTIPVHRSEVYEEIQRTNRAAAGEPPPAKPAEGAKVVDLGKGRKPPAKH; this is encoded by the coding sequence ATTTTAGTCCTCAGCCGCAAGCTCAACCAAGCGATCATGATCGGTGACGACGTGCGAATCGTCGTCGTCGCGGTCGATCGCGACACGGTGAAGCTGGGCATCGAAGCGCCGCGGACGATTCCCGTCCACCGCTCCGAGGTGTACGAGGAGATCCAGCGCACGAACCGCGCCGCGGCGGGCGAGCCCCCGCCGGCCAAACCGGCCGAAGGCGCGAAGGTCGTCGACCTCGGCAAAGGCCGGAAGCCGCCCGCCAAACACTAA
- a CDS encoding glycosyltransferase, producing the protein MPLEIVDDYRESAFARAQTGLLFNLPVPPPATEQLPAGISLCMIVKNEERFLADCLRSVCGVVDEINVVDTGSTDRTVEIAREHGAHVIFREWRNDFAWARNEALTMATRRWTLVLDADEEITPESLPLLRALRETPAAVTGVYTRIQNVIDDQSGAATMTHALARIFPTTPRIRYRNVIHESVTLDGDQHLVSVSSPILIRHKGYTADVMEGKAKLQRNKPLLERAIREAADDSFSWFNFGVSAIVSGDFEGGIEALERMFAMPGPQRAFFPVGYVMLASAYADGRQDLDKAIALLDEGLERSPGHPNIVFTRAHLLSLQNRFDEARETYRRVMAAEAQAHHHSMVDDEIWTWKAPLNMATCYVREERFEEAVEWFERALANKPESALLRRLMGCAYEKVCRYYDAERVFREGAERESGSATGGVIEYVNYLMRRRRFFEAFERVEQHRDAIADRLYAELLHSAAQTARDERLGDPEPFALRALELAPGHGHVLALLDALYAARGENAKRAALRAHELEAPLAAPADFARRSHRMLEEKRLGDALAAARGGLDLAPDDAVLAFNAGLAAARLNRDDEALAHLEHVHRDDVHATAALALRAEIQRRAGDLDGAVATIETVRGLAAPDEAALRHATLGVATALLEAGRLSDAGKLAALVLK; encoded by the coding sequence GTGCCGTTAGAGATCGTCGACGACTACCGCGAGAGCGCCTTCGCGCGAGCCCAAACGGGGCTGCTGTTCAATCTCCCCGTCCCGCCGCCGGCGACCGAGCAGCTCCCGGCCGGAATCAGCCTGTGCATGATCGTCAAGAACGAGGAGCGCTTCCTCGCCGATTGCCTGCGCAGCGTGTGCGGCGTCGTCGACGAGATCAACGTCGTCGACACCGGCTCGACCGACCGCACCGTCGAGATCGCGCGCGAGCACGGTGCGCACGTCATCTTCCGCGAGTGGCGCAACGACTTCGCCTGGGCGCGCAACGAGGCGCTGACGATGGCGACGCGCCGCTGGACGCTGGTCCTCGACGCCGACGAGGAGATTACGCCGGAGTCGCTCCCGCTGCTGCGGGCGCTGCGCGAGACGCCCGCTGCGGTCACCGGCGTCTACACGCGGATTCAGAACGTGATCGACGATCAGTCCGGCGCGGCGACGATGACGCACGCGCTGGCGCGCATCTTTCCGACCACGCCGCGCATCCGCTACCGCAACGTGATCCACGAGAGCGTCACGCTCGACGGCGACCAGCACCTCGTCTCGGTGTCGTCGCCGATCCTGATCCGTCACAAAGGCTACACCGCCGACGTGATGGAGGGCAAGGCAAAGCTGCAGCGCAACAAGCCGCTCCTCGAGCGCGCGATCCGCGAGGCGGCCGACGACTCGTTCTCGTGGTTCAACTTCGGCGTCTCGGCGATCGTCTCGGGTGACTTCGAGGGCGGGATCGAGGCGCTCGAGCGAATGTTCGCGATGCCGGGCCCGCAACGCGCGTTCTTCCCGGTCGGCTACGTGATGCTCGCCAGCGCGTACGCCGACGGCCGCCAGGACCTCGACAAAGCGATCGCGCTCCTCGACGAAGGCTTGGAGCGCTCGCCGGGCCACCCCAACATCGTCTTCACCCGCGCGCACCTTCTCTCGCTGCAGAACCGGTTTGACGAAGCGCGCGAAACGTACCGCCGCGTGATGGCGGCCGAAGCCCAGGCGCACCACCACTCGATGGTCGACGACGAGATCTGGACCTGGAAGGCGCCGCTGAACATGGCGACGTGCTACGTTCGGGAAGAGCGCTTCGAGGAAGCCGTCGAGTGGTTCGAGCGCGCGCTCGCGAACAAGCCCGAGTCGGCGTTGCTGCGGCGCTTGATGGGCTGCGCGTACGAGAAGGTTTGCCGCTACTACGACGCGGAGCGCGTCTTCCGCGAAGGCGCGGAGCGCGAGAGCGGGAGCGCGACCGGCGGGGTGATCGAGTACGTCAACTACCTGATGCGCCGGCGGCGCTTCTTCGAAGCGTTCGAGCGCGTCGAACAGCACCGCGACGCGATCGCCGACCGCCTCTACGCCGAGCTGCTGCACTCGGCCGCGCAGACGGCGCGCGACGAACGGCTCGGCGATCCGGAACCGTTCGCGCTGCGCGCGCTCGAGCTCGCGCCGGGGCACGGCCACGTGCTCGCGCTGCTCGACGCGCTCTACGCGGCGCGCGGCGAGAACGCGAAGCGCGCCGCGCTGCGCGCGCACGAGCTCGAGGCGCCGCTCGCCGCCCCGGCGGACTTCGCGCGGCGTTCGCACCGGATGCTCGAGGAGAAGCGGCTCGGCGACGCGCTCGCCGCGGCGCGCGGCGGCCTGGATCTCGCACCCGACGACGCGGTCCTCGCGTTCAACGCCGGGCTCGCCGCCGCGCGGCTGAACCGCGACGACGAAGCGCTCGCGCACCTCGAGCACGTGCATCGCGACGACGTGCACGCGACCGCAGCGCTGGCGCTGCGCGCGGAGATTCAGCGCCGCGCCGGCGATCTCGACGGGGCGGTGGCGACGATCGAGACGGTGCGCGGGCTCGCCGCCCCCGACGAAGCCGCGCTGCGCCACGCGACGCTCGGGGTGGCGACGGCGCTGCTCGAAGCGGGCCGGCTCAGCGACGCCGGGAAGCTGGCCGCGCTCGTCCTGAAGTAG
- a CDS encoding flagellar protein FlaG, with the protein MDVQAIDQTQAAAAQSAPGLQAFPAPPDLSQPKPQVVKDETLHRALSQLVGGGSHVSVQFRVVGANEIVTVFKNSDTGEVITQFPPEAMVLIAQFFNKLAGAVLDRTA; encoded by the coding sequence ATGGACGTTCAGGCGATCGATCAGACTCAGGCGGCCGCGGCGCAGTCCGCTCCGGGCCTTCAGGCATTTCCCGCGCCCCCCGATTTGAGCCAGCCGAAACCGCAGGTGGTGAAAGACGAAACGCTGCACCGCGCGCTCTCGCAGCTCGTCGGCGGCGGCTCGCACGTCTCGGTGCAGTTTCGCGTCGTCGGAGCCAACGAGATCGTAACGGTCTTCAAGAACTCCGACACCGGCGAAGTGATCACGCAATTCCCGCCGGAGGCGATGGTGCTGATCGCGCAGTTCTTCAACAAGCTCGCCGGCGCCGTGCTCGACCGGACGGCCTAG
- the fliD gene encoding flagellar filament capping protein FliD, producing MSGIGATSTSSSSSSSSVPGTNVPPVSFPGIASGIDYNSIIQKYTDLTLQQEQPLQTKVTSLNAQQAELLKIQDLVAKFQDTFQAVSDPANFSATTPTSSNSSAIAASPVPGAVATPGTYVVKTATLATATQFTNDPAANGNFSDTTVLVNAGASITPNNGPAGSSSQGQITINGLVLHYDVNSTTLQSFIAANAAALSGVGVTLTYNAATEQVTVSSTQPLTLGSASDQGNLLQVLKLDTAPITFSGGTYTATSTAKIGGINVGATLNTSNNAGFATAVTAGVFSINGVAFHVDPTTNNLNDLLQQINNSSAGVYATYDAANDRVLLTAKADGPQGITLGSSGDTSNFLQAVGFLSNYTQPNQLSAGAAVAVGKSAHVQYVDNAGTTHDVYSNSNDVTSAVPGVDLKLQQAVDGTVVAPVTISVAQDSTALQTAIKNFVTAYNAVIDEINTATQAPVVGTTSDATTGQTQGTQLTSGGVLFNNFDVTNLRDQLVSLVSSLGTTGSSSYNSLASVGLTLDSSFSVDTASSSDAQNTTTQSNVSTQTFDGTSGRLNDLDVNTLSAALAANSSAVAALFTGASSIVGQIGSYLTTVSGLPTQLTGALAGKIPTQSLFSTLSSETNDQITSLQQQIKLVTDQANLQADQLRAEFVNSETMIAQLQSMQSSLGALTAKSTG from the coding sequence ATGAGCGGGATCGGAGCGACCAGCACCAGCAGCTCCAGCAGCAGCAGCAGCGTCCCGGGCACCAACGTTCCGCCGGTTTCTTTTCCGGGGATCGCGTCGGGGATCGACTACAACTCGATCATCCAGAAGTACACCGATCTGACCCTGCAGCAAGAACAGCCGCTGCAGACGAAGGTCACCAGCCTCAACGCGCAGCAGGCCGAGCTGCTGAAGATCCAGGACCTCGTCGCGAAGTTCCAGGACACGTTCCAAGCGGTCAGCGACCCGGCGAACTTCAGCGCGACGACGCCGACCTCGTCGAACTCTTCCGCGATCGCCGCCTCGCCCGTGCCGGGCGCGGTCGCGACGCCGGGAACGTACGTCGTCAAGACGGCGACGCTCGCCACCGCGACGCAGTTCACCAACGATCCCGCCGCCAACGGAAACTTCAGCGACACGACGGTCCTGGTGAATGCGGGCGCGTCGATCACGCCGAACAACGGCCCGGCCGGCAGCTCCTCGCAAGGCCAGATCACGATCAACGGTCTGGTTCTCCACTACGACGTCAACTCGACGACGCTGCAGAGCTTTATCGCCGCCAACGCCGCGGCGCTGAGCGGCGTCGGCGTAACGCTGACCTACAACGCGGCGACCGAGCAGGTCACGGTCAGCTCGACGCAGCCGCTCACGCTGGGGAGCGCGTCGGACCAGGGCAACCTGCTGCAGGTCCTCAAACTCGACACCGCGCCGATCACCTTCTCCGGCGGAACGTACACCGCGACCAGCACCGCGAAGATCGGCGGCATCAACGTCGGCGCGACGCTGAACACCTCGAACAACGCCGGGTTCGCGACCGCGGTCACTGCCGGCGTCTTCTCGATCAACGGCGTCGCGTTCCACGTCGACCCGACGACGAACAACTTGAACGATCTGCTCCAGCAGATCAACAACTCCTCGGCCGGCGTCTACGCGACCTACGACGCGGCGAACGACCGCGTGCTCCTCACGGCGAAGGCCGACGGCCCGCAAGGGATCACGCTCGGCTCGTCGGGCGACACCTCGAACTTCCTGCAAGCGGTCGGATTTCTCAGCAACTACACGCAGCCGAACCAGCTCAGCGCCGGCGCCGCCGTGGCGGTCGGCAAGTCGGCGCACGTGCAGTACGTCGACAACGCCGGGACGACGCACGACGTCTACAGCAACTCGAACGACGTGACGAGCGCGGTCCCGGGCGTCGATCTGAAGCTGCAGCAGGCCGTCGACGGAACGGTCGTCGCGCCGGTGACGATCTCGGTCGCGCAGGACAGCACCGCGCTGCAGACCGCGATCAAGAACTTCGTGACCGCCTACAACGCGGTGATCGACGAGATCAACACCGCGACCCAGGCGCCGGTCGTCGGCACGACCAGCGACGCGACGACCGGCCAGACGCAAGGGACGCAGCTCACCAGCGGCGGCGTGCTGTTCAACAACTTCGACGTGACGAACCTGCGCGATCAGCTCGTCTCGCTGGTCAGCTCGCTCGGCACGACGGGCTCGTCGTCGTACAACTCGCTCGCCTCGGTCGGGTTGACGTTGGACTCCTCGTTCAGCGTCGACACCGCCTCATCGAGCGACGCGCAGAACACCACCACGCAAAGCAACGTTTCGACGCAGACGTTCGACGGGACGAGCGGCCGGCTCAACGACCTCGACGTCAACACGCTCAGCGCCGCGCTCGCCGCAAACTCGAGCGCGGTCGCCGCGCTGTTCACCGGCGCGAGCAGCATCGTGGGGCAGATCGGCTCGTATCTCACCACCGTCTCCGGGCTGCCGACGCAGCTCACCGGCGCGCTGGCGGGAAAGATCCCCACCCAGTCGCTCTTCTCGACGCTCTCGAGCGAGACGAACGATCAGATCACCTCGCTGCAGCAGCAGATCAAGCTCGTCACCGACCAGGCGAACCTGCAGGCGGATCAGCTGCGCGCCGAGTTCGTCAACAGCGAGACGATGATCGCGCAGCTGCAGTCGATGCAATCCTCGCTCGGCGCCCTCACCGCCAAGTCCACGGGGTAA
- the fliS gene encoding flagellar export chaperone FliS: MTLSNANLRYLETSIHSASPEELIIKVYDALLLFARQALDVMETRPSDIQGRHDLLRRAQRACALLMGSLRLDLDSEIPGNLFRIYEFWHHQLVAANMQGDPQKVREVLPLIAGMRETWVEAIKRYRAECAAAQQLDALVG; this comes from the coding sequence GTGACGCTCTCCAACGCCAACCTGCGCTATCTGGAAACGTCGATCCACTCGGCGAGCCCGGAAGAGCTCATCATCAAGGTGTACGACGCGCTGCTGCTCTTCGCGCGGCAGGCGCTCGACGTCATGGAGACCCGCCCGTCGGACATCCAGGGCCGCCACGACCTCTTGCGCCGCGCGCAGCGCGCCTGCGCGCTCCTCATGGGGTCGCTGCGGCTGGACTTGGACAGCGAGATCCCCGGCAACCTGTTCCGCATCTACGAGTTCTGGCACCACCAGCTCGTCGCCGCGAACATGCAGGGCGATCCGCAGAAAGTTCGCGAGGTGCTCCCGCTGATCGCCGGGATGCGCGAGACGTGGGTCGAGGCGATCAAACGCTATCGTGCGGAGTGCGCTGCGGCGCAGCAGCTCGATGCCCTCGTCGGCTGA
- a CDS encoding glycosyltransferase, translating into MKLLIGIPTGGQPTRPFLDALAALELPPSITGADRLVWTGNAVAVQREMIARDAVQRGTDLLAMIDDDIVAPPDALVKLIAALEENPDAALAGALYYSRDSARPMAVARWSSGDTTTAAIPAYASGNVAVVDGVGFGCVVVRVAALRALSLPYFAAHFYVDPSSRSVRQCDEDYLLCERLRAAGRRVLLHAGVRCGHYDRGSGATAPSAWEPDAETDRVRMIVLQGDRTALVPFDDTVPRATERQEPFETTLVFSGA; encoded by the coding sequence GTGAAGCTGCTGATCGGGATTCCGACGGGCGGTCAGCCGACGCGCCCGTTTCTCGACGCGCTCGCCGCGCTCGAGCTCCCGCCGTCGATCACCGGCGCCGACCGGCTGGTGTGGACCGGGAACGCGGTCGCCGTGCAGCGCGAGATGATCGCGCGCGACGCCGTGCAGCGCGGCACCGACCTGCTCGCGATGATCGACGACGACATCGTCGCGCCGCCCGACGCGCTGGTGAAGCTCATCGCCGCGCTCGAAGAGAACCCGGACGCCGCCCTGGCCGGCGCGCTGTACTACAGCCGCGACTCGGCGCGCCCGATGGCCGTCGCGCGCTGGAGCTCCGGCGACACCACGACCGCCGCGATCCCCGCGTATGCGAGCGGGAACGTTGCGGTCGTCGACGGCGTCGGCTTCGGCTGCGTCGTGGTGCGCGTCGCGGCGCTGCGCGCGCTCTCGCTGCCGTACTTCGCGGCGCACTTCTACGTCGACCCTTCGTCGCGCAGCGTGCGCCAGTGCGACGAAGACTATCTGCTGTGCGAGCGGCTGCGCGCGGCGGGCCGGCGCGTGCTGCTGCACGCGGGCGTGCGCTGCGGCCACTACGACCGCGGCAGCGGAGCGACGGCGCCGAGCGCGTGGGAACCCGACGCCGAGACGGACCGTGTGCGCATGATCGTGCTGCAAGGCGATCGCACCGCCCTCGTCCCGTTCGACGACACAGTCCCCCGCGCCACCGAACGCCAAGAGCCGTTCGAGACGACGCTGGTATTCTCAGGAGCCTGA
- a CDS encoding AAA family ATPase: MTPYYRHFGLERDPFLDTADPHFYRTTPDLSRVRERLVGGVLESRGLQVVVGDPGTGKTSLMAQIERELLGHDTVRLGKILDPSFATETEFLLGVARSFGLALPPRSPAALKNALKNFLYDAAVLDGLTLALLIDEAQNASDEIFEVLRLLLNYDVPQRKLLNVVLFGQTELRPRLDARRNLADRVDEWYELGALDDNEARALIAYRVARAGGVDGVEALFDPDAVAAVVAASGGTPRRLLTLAHATLREAAAFGRPRSARVDAEAAARSRRLAVPAATQVLPAAVPVAQPGTAAQPGAAGANGSVTVEASAGAAPADGQPRAAPAPWWRFPWLAALWPR; encoded by the coding sequence ATGACCCCGTACTACCGGCACTTCGGGTTGGAGCGCGATCCGTTCCTCGACACCGCGGACCCGCACTTCTACCGGACGACGCCCGATCTGTCGCGCGTGAGAGAGCGCCTGGTCGGGGGCGTGCTGGAGTCGCGCGGGCTGCAGGTCGTCGTGGGCGACCCGGGGACCGGCAAGACCAGCCTGATGGCGCAGATCGAACGGGAGCTGCTCGGCCACGACACGGTGCGGCTCGGCAAGATCCTCGACCCCTCGTTCGCGACGGAGACCGAGTTCTTGCTCGGCGTCGCGCGCTCGTTCGGCCTGGCGCTGCCGCCACGCTCGCCGGCGGCGCTGAAGAACGCGCTGAAGAACTTTCTGTACGATGCGGCGGTGCTCGACGGGCTGACGCTCGCGCTGCTGATCGACGAAGCGCAGAACGCCAGCGACGAGATCTTCGAGGTGCTGCGGCTGCTGCTGAACTACGACGTCCCGCAGCGCAAGCTGCTCAACGTCGTGCTGTTCGGCCAGACCGAGCTGCGGCCGCGGCTCGACGCGCGCCGCAACCTCGCCGACCGCGTCGACGAGTGGTACGAGCTGGGCGCGCTCGACGACAACGAGGCCCGGGCCCTGATCGCATACCGCGTCGCCCGAGCCGGCGGGGTCGACGGCGTCGAGGCGCTCTTCGACCCGGATGCGGTGGCGGCGGTCGTCGCGGCGAGCGGCGGGACGCCCCGGCGGCTGCTCACCCTCGCCCACGCGACGCTCCGCGAGGCGGCGGCGTTCGGCCGGCCCCGCTCGGCCCGCGTCGATGCGGAAGCCGCCGCGCGCTCCCGGCGGCTCGCCGTGCCGGCGGCAACCCAGGTGTTGCCGGCCGCCGTGCCGGTGGCGCAACCCGGTACCGCGGCCCAGCCGGGCGCTGCCGGGGCGAACGGAAGCGTCACCGTCGAGGCGAGCGCCGGCGCTGCGCCGGCGGACGGGCAGCCGCGCGCCGCACCGGCGCCGTGGTGGCGCTTTCCGTGGCTGGCGGCGCTGTGGCCGCGATGA
- the rfbF gene encoding glucose-1-phosphate cytidylyltransferase, with translation MKAVILAGGLGTRISEETTTRPKPMVELGGRPVLWHIMKTYSAYGIHDFVVCCGYKGYVIKEFFANYALHQSDVTFDMRERSMHVHNNAAEPWTVTLVDTGDETMTGGRLLRVRRYVENGEPFCFTYGDGLSDVNVRAVIDHHTASGALATMTTVQPPGRFGSVRLEEQKIVAFDEKPQGDGAWVNGGYFVLSPGVFDYLDGDHTVWEREPLERLAADGKLSAFFHRGFWQPMDTLRDKTMLEEHWAGGRAPWKVWS, from the coding sequence GTGAAGGCGGTGATCCTGGCGGGCGGGCTCGGCACGCGCATCAGCGAGGAGACGACGACCCGCCCGAAGCCGATGGTTGAGCTCGGCGGCCGGCCGGTGCTCTGGCACATCATGAAGACGTACTCGGCGTACGGAATTCACGACTTCGTCGTCTGCTGCGGCTACAAAGGCTACGTCATCAAAGAGTTCTTCGCCAACTACGCGCTGCACCAGTCCGACGTGACGTTCGACATGCGCGAGCGCTCGATGCACGTGCACAACAACGCCGCCGAGCCGTGGACCGTGACGCTGGTCGACACGGGCGACGAGACGATGACCGGCGGGCGGCTGTTGCGGGTGCGCCGCTACGTCGAGAACGGCGAGCCGTTCTGCTTCACCTACGGCGACGGGCTCTCCGACGTGAACGTGCGCGCGGTGATCGACCACCACACCGCCTCGGGCGCGCTGGCGACGATGACGACGGTGCAGCCGCCGGGCCGCTTCGGCTCCGTGCGATTGGAAGAGCAGAAGATCGTCGCGTTCGACGAGAAGCCGCAAGGCGACGGCGCCTGGGTCAACGGCGGCTACTTCGTCCTCTCGCCGGGCGTGTTCGACTATCTCGACGGCGACCACACCGTGTGGGAGCGCGAACCGCTTGAGCGACTCGCCGCCGACGGAAAGCTGTCGGCGTTCTTTCACCGCGGGTTCTGGCAGCCGATGGACACGCTGCGCGACAAGACGATGCTCGAAGAGCATTGGGCCGGCGGCCGCGCGCCGTGGAAGGTCTGGTCGTGA